From a region of the Candidatus Pantoea bituminis genome:
- a CDS encoding acyltransferase family protein, which yields MNNTKSDEILWVNTLKGACILLVVLYHTVLPGFESTLKYLSAGWIPAEIWVQFNTVLSPLRMPAFFFVSGLLATNGIMKRPWKQVFTSRITNLFYLYILWGFIQWWSIVGISTEITGQRISQNLNAAYAGSLFEFLKLTFMAMSTSWYLYGLAIYFLCAKMFRQYKLALFIAAVVLNYLAVEKIIPYWGPQSVAQYFLFFLLGAFCSSTMLRLSEWRRENFMPWAILAALAGIHVIFGLDKSLFTCIIAVLFSVAACRWLNQHFSMSYMNWIGRNTLQIYVIHRIFIEFFGMSAILFAQRHHLFEQAWFSFIWACFYPLAIVALCSLCSVAVWSLTNRGLGQSLFIFPTLIGMKRNRSPSV from the coding sequence ATGAACAACACCAAGTCAGATGAAATATTGTGGGTGAATACCCTAAAAGGCGCCTGTATTCTGTTGGTCGTGCTGTATCACACAGTATTGCCTGGGTTTGAAAGCACGCTGAAATATCTCTCTGCGGGATGGATTCCTGCTGAAATATGGGTGCAGTTTAATACTGTTTTGTCGCCGTTACGAATGCCAGCTTTTTTCTTTGTTTCTGGTTTATTGGCGACGAATGGAATTATGAAGCGGCCATGGAAACAGGTATTCACCAGCCGAATTACTAATCTATTCTACCTTTATATATTATGGGGATTCATTCAATGGTGGTCGATTGTTGGCATATCCACTGAAATTACCGGTCAACGTATTTCTCAAAACTTAAACGCTGCTTATGCAGGTTCTTTATTTGAATTTCTAAAATTAACCTTTATGGCCATGAGTACTTCCTGGTATTTGTACGGATTGGCGATATATTTCCTGTGTGCGAAGATGTTTCGCCAATATAAGTTGGCGCTGTTTATCGCGGCGGTGGTCCTTAACTATCTTGCTGTCGAGAAAATCATTCCGTATTGGGGACCGCAAAGCGTTGCGCAATATTTTCTGTTCTTTTTATTGGGCGCTTTTTGCAGCAGCACCATGTTGCGTCTCAGCGAATGGCGTCGTGAGAACTTCATGCCTTGGGCAATCTTGGCGGCGCTGGCCGGTATCCATGTGATTTTTGGACTCGATAAAAGTCTGTTTACCTGCATTATCGCGGTGTTGTTTAGTGTGGCCGCCTGTCGCTGGCTAAACCAGCATTTCAGTATGTCTTACATGAACTGGATTGGACGCAACACGCTACAAATTTATGTGATACATCGCATCTTCATTGAGTTCTTTGGCATGTCGGCGATTTTGTTTGCCCAACGTCACCATCTGTTTGAACAGGCCTGGTTTTCGTTTATATGGGCGTGCTTCTACCCGTTGGCTATCGTGGCCCTTTGTTCACTCTGTTCGGTTGCTGTGTGGTCGCTCACCAACCGTGGATTGGGGCAATCGCTGTTTATTTTCCCAACGTTGATTGGGATGAAGCGGAACCGCAGTCCGTCGGTGTAG